The Thermodesulfobacteriota bacterium genome includes the window TCGGACTTGAGCCAAAACCGGTCATGTCGATACCATATATGGTATGTGCGATCTTGATGACTACCCTATATCGTATGCGGAACACTAAAAAAGGCCTAAGTCCGACAGACTCCTAGGCTAGTGTCGCCCTGTTGCCCTCGCCCCCCCACGTCAGGCGTCAACGCCGGAGGGATACTGATGAGAAAGAAATCTCACGCACCAGGCGCAGGAACAAGATTTGTCGTCCTCTTGGCCGTCCTCTTGCTCACCCCCTGGTCCTGGGCACAAGTGCCTTCGCTGAGGCCGGCCGGGGATGCTTCTCCGGAGGTTTCGTCACCGGCTACCACGACGTTGCCCGCTGGGGTGAACCCAGATTGGTGGCAGGAGGCGCAGCGAGGACTCCGCCAGGCCGAGTACCATATTGTCAGGCAAGGGGAGAAGGCGTCTCCCAGCGCAGAGCCCTCGTGGCAAGCGGCGAACCGGGGCCACAACCTCAGAACTTCCTTCACCGACCACGGCATTCGGGTCACACCGCGGAGCCCGGGGGAAGCTTTGACCTGGACCTGGGAGCTCACACTCACAGGCCTCGGCAATGAGAACGGAGTACACCCCGTAGGTGCAGCGACCCGCGCGGCCTCGAACAACCGCATCGAGTACCGGCGGCCGGAGCTTATCGAGTGGTATGTGAACAGCGAAGAAGGGCTGGAACAGGGCTTCACCCTGCACAGGCCTCCCTCGCCACCCGATGGTCGGGATGTGGTCCTGCAGCTCACCTTAGGAGGCGACGTCCGAGGGGCCCTCGACGCCTCGTCGGGGTCCATCGAGCTGCTAAGCGCGGGGGGCGTGCGCGTGCTCGACTTCGGCCGACTGCGGACCGTGGATGCCACCGGCCTCGAGCTGCCGACCCACTTTGTGCTGGCGGACAACCACCTGGACATCGTGGTGGCGGCAGGAGAGGCAGTATACCCAATTGTGGTCGACCCGCTTGCCACGTCCCCGGCTTGGACGGCGGAATCGAACCAGGCGGGTGCGGAGCTGGGTTGGTCAGTTGCCACGGCCGGGGATGTGAACGGCGACGGCTACGGTGATGTCATCGTTGGCGTCCCCATCTTCGATAATGGCGAGACCGATGAGGGCCGGGCCTGTCTTTTTCTGGGAGGGTCATCAGGGCTTGGGGCGAGTCCGGCCTGGACAGCGGAGTCGAACCAGACAGGTGCGGAACTGGGTATTTCAGTGGCCACGGCCGGTGATGTGAACGGCGACGGCTTCAGCGATGTCATCGTTGGGGCGCACAAGTTCGACCGCGGCGAGACCAACGAGGGCCGCGTCTATCTTTATGTGGGCGGGCCAACGGGCCTAGCGGCGAGTCCGGCTTGGACCGCGGAGTCGAACCAGATTGGGGCCCAGCTCGGTTGGTCAGTGGCCACGCCCGGTGACGTGAACGGCGACGGCTTCAGTGATGTCATTGTCGGGGCCCTCGGATTCGACAGTGGTCAGACCGACGAGGGACGCGCCTTTCTCTACCTGGGCGGGCCCGCG containing:
- a CDS encoding integrin alpha is translated as MTWTWELTLTGLGNENGVHPVGAATRAASNNRIEYRRPELIEWYVNSEEGLEQGFTLHRPPSPPDGRDVVLQLTLGGDVRGALDASSGSIELLSAGGVRVLDFGRLRTVDATGLELPTHFVLADNHLDIVVAAGEAVYPIVVDPLATSPAWTAESNQAGAELGWSVATAGDVNGDGYGDVIVGVPIFDNGETDEGRACLFLGGSSGLGASPAWTAESNQTGAELGISVATAGDVNGDGFSDVIVGAHKFDRGETNEGRVYLYVGGPTGLAASPAWTAESNQIGAQLGWSVATPGDVNGDGFSDVIVGALGFDSGQTDEGRAFLYLGGPAGLAASPAWTAESNQVGASLGSSVAMAGDVNSDGYSDVIVGAFGFDNGQTDEGRAFLYLGGPAGLAASPAWTAESNQVGAQLGWSVATAGDVNGDGYSDVIVGALGFDNGQTDEGRAFLYLGGSAGLAASPAWTAESNQVGASLGSSVAMAGDVNGDGYSDVIVGAFGFDNGQTVEGRAFLYLGGPMGLAPNP